In the Mycobacteriales bacterium genome, one interval contains:
- a CDS encoding HD domain-containing protein, which yields MSVSGQSAAGVTVPDTKLAREATELIRDRTSDLVYNHSRRVFFWGSRQGRNRDLSYDPELLYVGAMFHDLGLNEEFRHTGHRFEVDSADEARRFLHGHGVPEDSIRRVWTAIALHTTPGIPEFMEPEVALVTAGVEYDVLGIGYHDISDTDRAAITALHPRPDFKRQILQAFTDGMAPRPDTTFGTVNADVLERYVPGFQRGNFVDVILNSDWPE from the coding sequence ATGTCCGTCAGCGGACAATCCGCGGCCGGAGTGACGGTCCCGGACACCAAGCTGGCCCGCGAGGCCACCGAACTGATCCGGGACCGCACCAGCGACCTGGTCTATAACCACTCCCGCCGGGTGTTCTTCTGGGGCAGTCGGCAGGGCCGCAACCGCGACCTGAGCTACGACCCGGAACTGCTGTATGTCGGGGCGATGTTCCACGACCTCGGCCTGAACGAGGAGTTCCGCCACACCGGCCACCGGTTCGAGGTGGACAGCGCCGACGAGGCCCGCCGGTTCCTGCATGGCCACGGCGTGCCGGAAGACAGCATCCGCCGGGTGTGGACCGCCATCGCCCTGCACACCACGCCGGGCATCCCCGAGTTCATGGAGCCCGAGGTCGCCCTGGTCACCGCCGGGGTCGAGTACGACGTGCTCGGCATCGGCTACCACGACATCAGCGACACCGACCGGGCCGCGATCACCGCGCTGCACCCGCGGCCGGACTTCAAGCGCCAGATCCTGCAGGCGTTCACCGACGGCATGGCGCCCCGGCCGGACACCACGTTCGGCACCGTCAACGCCGACGTCCTGGAACGGTACGTCCCCGGCTTCCAGCGCGGCAACTTCGTCGACGTCATCCTGAACTCCGACTGGCCGGAATAG